Proteins encoded together in one Ipomoea triloba cultivar NCNSP0323 chromosome 4, ASM357664v1 window:
- the LOC116016232 gene encoding zinc finger BED domain-containing protein RICESLEEPER 2-like, with amino-acid sequence MESNQNISGSGPLPSSTVDEQGVQPQGIETNTQQPMVTPAVPATKKRKEIGLRSKVWDHYERTLDSNGKLLSSTCLYSKKVFASQSKKHGTSSLRNHIMACLKNPHSKDTRQSILTFNVVSTSGTDAPEGVLGTWVFDQEAIRRALCEMIIIDELSFRGEYIAKALESCLLEWGIRNVFTITVDNASSNDTALGYFKSKLLSWGCSFVRLQYLHMRCIAHILNLVVQDGLKYADESVKRVRDAVRWVRNSPARLQKFRELADLIGVEAKSALHLDVPTGWNSTYIMLNTVIEYQRVFDMLAETDPSFSADLDDVPCFLDWSSVESLVKLLKTFYEMTVRISGSLYVTSNTFFSEISDLSFMLEDMVLAEPETDKVMGQQMKTKFHKYWGDLAKMNFLIFYANILDPRDKEEYMPHQFVQLYGEEKDKSFFAKVQTAMSVLYADYASTYSVSSTPSESSTQSVQSEATSIGRPQSRLKSQLKKKRMEGGGGSSKQTELQVYLSESIVEDDEDATFDVLKWWKGNSERFPILSKMARDLLAVPISTVASESAFSTSGRVLDLFRSSLTPKIVEALLCTQDWLRLPNQAITVEENLDEVERLEKELPTGCRRRVKMMSARLNAVDQLMC; translated from the exons ATGGAGAgcaatcaaaatataagtggGTCTGGACCTCTTCCATCCTCAACAGTAGATGAACAAGGAGTTCAACCTCAAGGCATTGAGACAAATACTCAACAGCCTATGGTCACTCCTGCTGTTCCTGCTACTAAAAAGAGGAAGGAAATAGGGTTAAGATCCAAAGTCTGGGATCACTATGAAAGGACCCTTGATTCTAATGGGAAATTACTTAGTTCCACTTGCCTTTACAGCAAAAAGGTTTTTGCCAGTCAATCTAAAAAGCATGGCACATCATCTTTAAGGAACCACATTATGGCCTGTCTTAAAAATCCTCACTCGAAGGATACAAGGCAGTCCATACTGACTTTCAATGTTGTTTCCACTTCTGGAACAGATGCTCCTGAGGGAGTTCTGGGGACATGGGTGTTTGATCAAGAGGCCATTAGGAGGGCCTTATGTGAGATGATTATCATAGATGAGCTCTCTTTTAG GGGGGAGTATATTGCAAAAGCCCTAGAGAGCTGTCTATTGGAGTGGGGGATTAGAAATGTGTTCACTATTACAGTGGACAATGCCTCTTCTAATGATACAGCTTTGGGGTACTTTAAGAGCAAGTTGTTATCTTGGGGTTGTTCTTTTGTTAGGCTGCAGTACTTGCACATGAGGTGCATAGCACATATCCTAAACCTAGTGGTCCAAGATGGTTTGAAGTATGCAGATGAGTCTGTTAAAAGGGTGAGGGATGCAGTGAGATGGGTTAGGAACTCACCTGCTAGGTTGCAAAAGTTTAGGGAACTAGCTGATCTGATTGGGGTGGAAGCTAAGTCAGCCTTGCATCTTGATGTCCCTACTGGGTGGAACAGCACCTACATCATGCTTAACACTGTAATTGAATATCAAAGAGTGTTTGATATGCTTGCAGAAACTGACCCCTCCTTTTCTGCTGATTTGGATGATGTCCCTTGTTTTCTGGATTGGAGTTCTGTGGAAAGCTTAGTTaagcttttgaaaactttttatgagATGACAGTGAGAATTTCTGGTTCTCTCTATGTCACTTCTAACACATTCTTCTCTGAGATCTCTGATCTCAGTTTCATGCTGGAAGATATGGTTTTGGCTGAGCCTGAAACTGATAAG GTAATGGGGCAACAAATGAAAACCAAGTTTCATAAATATTGGGGGGATCTAGCAAAAATGAACTTTCTCATTTTTTATGCCAATATTCTGGACCCCAGAGATAAGGAGGAATACATGCCTCATCAGTTTGTCCAGCTTTATGGAGAAGAGAAAGACAAATCTTTTTTTGCCAAGGTCCAAACTGCCATGTCTGTGTTGTATGCTGATTATGCATCTACCTATTCTGTCAGTTCAACCCCCTCTGAATCCTCTACTCAATCTGTCCAGTCTGAGGCTACCTCAATTGGTAGGCCTCAGTCAAGGTTGAAGAGTCAGTTGAAAAAAAAGAGGATGGAGGGTGGTGGTGGAAGCAGTAAGCAGACAGAGCTGCAAGTGTATTTGAGTGAGAGTATAGTTGAGGATGATGAAGATGCCACTTTTGATGTTTTAAAGTGGTGGAAGGGCAATAGTGAGAGATTTCCTATTCTCTCTAAAATGGCTAGAGATCTGCTTGCAGTTCCTATTTCCACAGTTGCATCTGAGAGTGCTTTTAGTACAAGTGGGAGGGTGCTTGATCTATTTAGGAGTTCCTTGACTCCTAAAATAGTGGAAGCCTTACTTTGTACCCAAGATTGGTTGAGATTACCAAATCAAGCAATCACGGTTGAGGAAAACTTAGATGAGGTTGAAAGACTAGAAAAAG AATTGCCCACTGGATGCA GAAGAAGAGTGAAAATGATGTCTGCTAGATTGAATGCTGTTGATCAGTTGATGTGCTGA